From Camelina sativa cultivar DH55 chromosome 20, Cs, whole genome shotgun sequence, the proteins below share one genomic window:
- the LOC104770716 gene encoding uncharacterized protein LOC104770716 → MGWKAAEKLIRHWKILRGDNVMIIRGKDKGETGTIKRVIRSQNRVIVEGKNLIKKHIKGGPDHEGGIFTVEAPLHASNVQVVDPVTGRPCKVGVKYLEDGTKVRVARGTGTSGSIIPRPEILKIRATPRPTTAGPKDTPMEYVWEQTYDAKTGMGMPDL, encoded by the exons ATGGGTTGGAAAGCTGCTGAGAAACTTATCAGACACTGGAAGATACTCCGAGGGGATAAT GTGATGATAATTCGTGGGAAAGATAAGGGTGAGACTGGAACCATAAAACGTGTCATCCGATCTCAAAATCGTGTTATTGTTGAAGGCAAGAATCTG ATCAAGAAGCATATAAAGGGAGGCCCTGATCACGAAGGTGGAATTTTCACGGTAGAGGCTCCTCTTCATGCCTCAAATGTCCAAGTTGTTGATCCAGTCACTGG GAGGCCTTGTAAGGTTGGTGTAAAATACCTAGAAGATGGAACAAAAGTAAGAGTAGCTAGAGGTACAGGCACATCTGGTTCGATAATTCCTCGACCAGAGATTCTTAAGATAAGGGCTACACCAAGACCCACTACCG ctggCCCTAAGGACACTCCAATGGAGTATGTCTGGGAGCAGACATATGATGCTAAAACAGGAATGGGCATGCCTGATCTTTAA
- the LOC104770712 gene encoding uncharacterized protein LOC104770712 yields the protein MSWMKGKSSGWTALDLKQRQKQGLEIEVEDDPFPPVSTSVNTSLLDVRGKYRRNHEPSEKSFSSVLLPSSRFPALTENKDCGNQESVGGVRSKPGSLILPVNSHDSALMKLKEMNSWADESLIRDVLLSTEDNFDMALEFLEGMVPAGNNKEAEVPASINNKSSGCRTLGISVTGSVKMTVRSTFEDAGKYDLQESDGRSLSVNASDSQQFSEDISELDSIIQRLQFLPIEPEWEEDDLYLNHRKDALKMMRSASNHSRAAQNAFQRYDHASAKQHSEKAREDWLTAERLNAEAAKKIIGTTNKDNDIWKLDLHGRHATEAVRALQERLQEIEGQFTVNRSVSPNRGRPKNAVLRSASQEPVGRLNVEGRDSQKTSSRQQRNSLQVVTGIGKHSRGHASLPQAVKTFFEDNRYRFDETRPGVITVWPKFRHR from the exons ATGTCATGGATGAAAGGTAAATCATCTGGTTGGACTGCGTTGGATCTCAAGCAGAGACAGAAGCAAGGTCTAGAAATCGAAGTCGAGGATGATCCATTCCCGCCTGTTTCGACTAGTGTTAATACATCTCTTCTAGATGTTAGAGGAAAGTACAGAAGAAATCATGAACCTTCTGAAAAGTCTTTTTCCTCTGTGCTCTTACCTTCTTCGAGATTTCCGGCATTGACAGAGAATAAGGATTGCGGAAACCAAGAAAGCGTTGGAGGAGTTAGAAGCAAACCTGGCAGTTTGATTCTGCCGGTAAACAGTCATGATTCAGCCTTGATGAAGTTAAAGGAAATGAACAGCTGGGCAGATGAGAGCTTGATAAGGGATGTATTGTTATCCACTGAAGATAATTTTGACATGGCTTTAGAATTTTTGGAAGGGATGGTTCCTGCTGGTAACAATAAGGAAGCTGAGGTGCCAGCTTCAATCAATAACAAAAGTTCTGGATGTAGAACACTTGGAATAAGTGTTACAGGTTCGGTGAAGATGACTGTTAGGTCCACTTTTGAAGATGCTGGCAAGTATGATCTGCAAGAGAGTGATGGAAGGTCGTTATCGGTGAATGCATCTGACAGTCAACAGTTTTCTGAAGATATTTCTGAACTAGATAGTATCATTCAGCGGCTTCAGTTCCTTCCTATAGAGCCTGAATGGGAAGAAGATGATCTCTACTTGAATCATCGAAAGGATGCACTCAAAATGATGAG ATCAGCCTCAAACCATTCAAGAGCTGCCCAAAATGCTTTTCAGAGGTATGATCATGCATCTGCCAAGCAGCACTCAGAAAAAGCAAGAGAGGATTGGTTAACAGCTGAGAGGCTAAATGCTGAGGCAGCCAAAAAAATAATAGGTACAACAAATAAGGACAACGACATATGGAAGTTGGACCTGCATGGACGCCACGCAACAGAAGCTGTTCGAGCGTTACAAGAACGTTTGCAAGAGATAGAAGGTCAATTCACAGTGAACCGTTCGGTATCACCAAATAGAGGTAGGCCAAAGAATGCAGTCCTGCGATCTGCATCACAAGAGCCTGTTGGTAGATTAAATGTGGAAGGCCGCGACAGTCAAAAAACTTCTTCTAGGCAACAAAGAAACTCATTGCAGGTTGTAACAG GTATTGGTAAACACAGCCGGGGACATGCTTCCCTTCCTCAGGCTGTGAAGACATTCTTTGAAGATAACAG GTACAGGTTTGATGAGACAAGACCAGGAGTTATCACAGTGTGGCCTAAATTCCGACACAGATGA
- the LOC104772493 gene encoding agamous-like MADS-box protein AGL53, whose protein sequence is MSTKDKTRRSLLSVRNRKSFKKQPKTTNFALREKTMYKKASELSILCDVDVCVIYYNRDGELVGTWPEDQSKVRDMAERYSKLNDSERRKKSTNLSQFLNKKTGLKDKKTSLDINDKRFSEKLLEMEASLESNIRVLQDQHLRVLQNQTEQPDQNPLVSSAGFFTTLMSGGASKTEQYLSTPSSTQQHQRKVSFFLYNHDNGSFCQLPDSSVSTFDPSTKLHYEF, encoded by the coding sequence atgTCGACCAAGGACAAAACAAGGAGATCATTGTTGTCGGTGAGAAACCGAAAAAGTTTCAAGAAACAACCTAAGACAACAAATTTTGCTTTGAGAGAAAAGACCATGTATAAGAAAGCATCCGAGCTTTCGATCCTTTGTGATGTCGATGTCTGTGTTATATACTACAACCGTGACGGAGAACTCGTCGGGACATGGCCGGAAGATCAATCCAAGGTTCGAGACATGGCAGAGAGATACAGCAAACTCAACGATAGCGAGAGACGCAAGAAAAGCACAAACCTTTCTCAGTTTCTGAATAAGAAGACCGGCCTCAAAGACAAGAAGACATCTTTAGATATCAATGACAAGAGATTCTCTGAGAAACTTTTGGAGATGGAGGCTTCGTTAGAGAGTAATATACGGGTGTTACAAGATCAGCATCTTCGGGTGTTACAGAACCAGACAGAACAACCCGATCAGAACCCTCTGGTGTCTTCCGCTGGCTTCTTCACAACATTGATGAGCGGTGGTGCgtcaaaaacagagcaatacctaTCGACGCCTTCATCGACTCAACAACATCAGAGAAAAGTTTCATTCTTTCTCTATAACCATGACAATGGTAGCTTCTGTCAACTCCCTGACTCCTCTGTTTCTACCTTTGACCCATCGACGAAGTTACATTATGAGTTTTAA
- the LOC104770717 gene encoding 26S proteasome non-ATPase regulatory subunit 14 homolog: MERLQRIFGAGGGLGHASPDSPTLDTSEQVYISSLALLKMLKHGRAGVPMEVMGLMLGEFVDEYTVRVVDVFAMPQSGTGVSVEAVDHVFQTNMLDMLKQTGRPEMVVGWYHSHPGFGCWLSGVDINTQQSFEALNQRAVAVVVDPIQSVKGKVVIDAFRSINPQTIMLGQEPRQTTSNLGHLNKPSIQALIHGLNRHYYSIAINYRKNELEEKMLLNLHKKKWTDGLTLRRFDTHSKTNEQTVQEMLSLAAKYNKAVQEEDELSPEKLAIVNVGRQDAKKHLEEHVSNLMSSNIVQTLGTMLDTVVF; encoded by the exons ATGGAGAGATTACAGCGAATCTTCGGAGCTGGTGGCGGTTTGGGTCACGCATCGCCTGATTCTCCGACTCTCGATACCTCGGAGCAAGTTTACATCTCTTCTCTCGCCCTCCTCAAGATGCTTAAGCACG GAAGAGCTGGTGTTCCTATGGAAGTCATGGGATTGATGCTTGGAGAGTTCGTGGATGAGTACACTGTTAGGGTTGTTGATGTTTTCGCTATGCCTCAGAGTGGTACTGGTGTTAGTGTTGAAGCTGTTGATCATGTTTTCCAGACTAATATGCTTGACATGCTTAAACAGACTGGAAG ACCTGAGATGGTTGTTGGTTGGTATCATTCCCATCCTGGATTTGGCTGCTGGCTTTCTGGTGTTGACATTAATACTCAACAG agtttTGAAGCTTTGAACCAGCGAGCTGTGGCAGTTGTGGTAGATCCAATTCAAAGTGTGAAGGGAAAGGTTGTGATTGATGCGTTCCGCTCAATTAATCCACAGACTATTATGCTTGGGCAAGAACCCCGTCAAACAACATCTAACCTTGGACATCTTAACAAACCATCGATCcag GCCTTGATTCATGGATTGAACAGACACTATTATTCAATAGCCATCAACTACAGGAAGAACGAGCTCGAGGAGAAGATGCTACTAAACCTCCACAAGAAGAAATGGACAGATGGTCTGACGCTAAGACGCTTTGACACCCACTCCAAGACAAATGAACAGACTGTCCAG GAGATGTTGAGCTTGGCTGCTAAGTATAACAAGGCCGTTCAAGAGGAGGATGAGTTGTCACCAGAGAAGCTTGCGATCGTGAATGTGGGAAGACAAGACGCAAAGAAGCATCTGGAAGAACATGTCTCCAACCTGATGTCATCTAACATTGTTCAGACACTAGGTACTATGCTCGACACTGTTGTCTTCTAA